In a genomic window of Leptolyngbya sp. SIO1E4:
- a CDS encoding TetR/AcrR family transcriptional regulator, which produces MNITKKTGRPRGFEHDEALMAAVQVFWVKGYKGASIKDLTDAMGIKAPSLYATFGDKLNLYRQAIERYAANESCAPLVAFESEPDIYQAVRAFIEAVIDYATQHESGVRGCFLSSCVATSAGEVEGVDEFLRTAIQETDARIAKRFDRAKETGALPHDFPSLERARLLLDLRQGYVFRARAGLEGDAMKTDLDHRIRMVLG; this is translated from the coding sequence ATGAACATTACGAAAAAGACAGGACGACCTCGAGGATTCGAACACGATGAAGCTCTGATGGCCGCAGTTCAGGTTTTCTGGGTAAAGGGATACAAAGGTGCATCGATCAAGGATCTGACCGACGCCATGGGAATTAAAGCGCCGAGCCTATATGCGACCTTCGGCGATAAGCTAAATCTTTACAGGCAGGCAATTGAGCGTTATGCCGCCAACGAATCCTGTGCGCCATTGGTTGCCTTCGAGAGTGAACCCGACATTTATCAAGCTGTCCGCGCCTTCATTGAAGCTGTAATTGATTATGCAACTCAGCATGAGAGTGGTGTGCGGGGTTGCTTTTTGAGTTCCTGTGTTGCCACCAGTGCTGGCGAAGTGGAAGGTGTCGATGAATTTCTAAGAACAGCTATCCAAGAAACCGATGCTCGCATAGCGAAACGCTTTGACCGGGCAAAGGAAACCGGTGCACTACCCCATGATTTTCCGTCTTTGGAACGTGCCCGTCTCCTTTTAGACTTACGGCAGGGGTATGTTTTCCGCGCCCGTGCAGGGCTCGAGGGTGACGCAATGAAAACAGACCTGGATCATCGCATTCGTATGGTGTTAGGTTAG
- a CDS encoding transposase, which produces MTLNPKVQYAVPVETAKVVHAIYPKGSLCITMAETLSEFLSDQDFNAIFPTRGQPAESPWQLALVTVSKCLEGLTDRQTADSVRSRIDWKYLLCLELTDVGFHSNLKSCSRSQKICYSPTAEQFLKSD; this is translated from the coding sequence ATGACCCTGAATCCCAAGGTTCAATACGCTGTACCAGTGGAGACGGCCAAAGTCGTCCATGCAATTTATCCCAAGGGCAGTCTTTGTATTACGATGGCCGAAACTCTGAGCGAGTTTCTGAGTGATCAGGATTTCAACGCTATCTTTCCGACTCGCGGGCAACCGGCAGAGTCTCCCTGGCAACTAGCCTTGGTGACTGTTTCAAAGTGCCTCGAAGGTTTAACGGATCGCCAGACCGCCGACTCTGTGCGTAGCCGAATTGATTGGAAGTATCTGCTGTGTCTGGAACTTACCGATGTTGGCTTCCATAGTAATTTGAAATCTTGTAGCCGCTCCCAGAAAATTTGTTATTCACCAACAGCAGAGCAATTCCTTAAATCAGACTGA
- a CDS encoding glycosyltransferase family 4 protein → MQIAQIAPLWERVPPPAYGGIELVVSLLTDELVRRGHDVTLFATGDSKTLAHLEPGCEKALRCQGRLQPRNVMLPPDHIVYQQMQLSKVFHQADTFDIIHSHMDYAALPYAALSKTPVVHTLHYTFAPLMGQIFAQHRQQNFVSISHSQRCPELDLNYVATVYNAIAPDTFTVYPTPDEPPYLAFLGRLSAEKGPHLAIEIARRSGLPLKIAGKVDFENQEFFEREIAPLIDHPQIEFVGEADHPTKNELMGRAIATLFPITWREPFGLVMVESMACGTPVIALNQGAASEVIADGKTGFLCDSVEACVAAVPKVSALSRQRCRNHVEANFSVGRMVDGYEAVYRQLLSDRSSPAGRIRRQRVAARHRRIA, encoded by the coding sequence ATGCAAATAGCTCAGATTGCACCTCTTTGGGAGCGGGTTCCGCCTCCAGCCTATGGGGGGATTGAATTGGTGGTGAGTTTATTGACGGATGAGTTAGTACGCCGTGGACATGATGTCACCTTATTTGCCACCGGCGACTCAAAGACGCTAGCCCATCTAGAGCCAGGCTGTGAGAAAGCCCTACGCTGCCAGGGAAGGTTGCAACCCAGAAATGTGATGTTGCCACCCGATCATATTGTTTACCAGCAGATGCAGCTGAGTAAGGTGTTTCATCAGGCCGATACGTTTGACATCATCCACTCCCATATGGATTATGCTGCCTTACCCTATGCCGCTTTGAGCAAAACGCCGGTGGTTCATACGCTGCACTACACATTTGCACCGCTGATGGGGCAGATATTTGCCCAGCATCGCCAGCAAAACTTTGTCAGTATTTCTCATTCACAGCGATGTCCTGAACTCGATCTGAATTATGTGGCGACGGTTTATAACGCGATCGCACCCGACACCTTTACCGTCTACCCAACACCAGATGAGCCGCCCTACCTTGCTTTTTTAGGGCGGTTATCGGCAGAAAAAGGGCCGCATCTGGCCATTGAAATTGCTCGGCGCAGTGGTTTGCCCCTCAAAATCGCAGGCAAGGTTGATTTTGAGAATCAGGAATTTTTTGAGCGTGAGATTGCCCCGTTGATTGACCATCCGCAGATCGAGTTTGTCGGCGAAGCCGATCACCCAACCAAAAATGAATTAATGGGTCGCGCGATCGCCACCCTCTTCCCCATTACCTGGCGCGAACCCTTTGGGCTGGTCATGGTTGAATCAATGGCCTGTGGAACCCCGGTAATCGCGCTAAATCAGGGGGCTGCTTCAGAAGTGATTGCCGATGGTAAGACCGGCTTTCTTTGCGACAGCGTAGAGGCGTGTGTTGCAGCGGTTCCCAAAGTCTCAGCCCTGAGTCGCCAACGGTGTCGCAACCATGTCGAAGCCAACTTTAGCGTGGGGCGCATGGTAGACGGCTATGAAGCGGTTTATCGCCAACTCCTGAGCGATCGCTCGTCCCCTGCTGGGCGCATCCGACGGCAAAGGGTGGCTGCTCGCCACAGGAGGATAGCCTGA
- a CDS encoding YbjQ family protein: MILTTLEGVPGHKVVKHLGLVQGSTVRAKNVGRDIAAGFKNLVGGELKGYTELLQEARHEATQRMMQEASKLGANAVVNIRYATSSLTQGAAELFVYGTAVQID; encoded by the coding sequence ATGATTTTGACCACCCTGGAAGGGGTACCGGGCCACAAAGTTGTGAAACACCTAGGGCTAGTGCAAGGCAGTACCGTGCGGGCTAAAAATGTCGGTCGAGATATTGCGGCAGGTTTCAAAAACTTAGTGGGTGGAGAGTTAAAAGGCTATACCGAGTTACTGCAGGAAGCTCGCCATGAAGCCACCCAGCGCATGATGCAGGAAGCCTCCAAACTGGGGGCTAACGCAGTTGTCAATATTCGCTATGCCACCTCATCTCTGACCCAAGGTGCGGCAGAACTCTTTGTTTACGGTACGGCTGTCCAGATAGATTAA
- a CDS encoding heavy metal-binding domain-containing protein: METIGTFLVLIALGFFAGSYIEKKHLDDLHDREYRTRQLKVINIGAKTRIPEADRAKLFVGSVVISSDYFKTFVAFWINFFGGRITVYETLLERGRREATLRMKEDAIKWGARQLVNVRLETAEMGGRNGNGIVALEIVAYGTGVQ; encoded by the coding sequence ATGGAAACCATTGGAACTTTTCTTGTCTTAATTGCCCTGGGCTTTTTCGCTGGCAGCTACATTGAGAAAAAGCACCTCGATGATTTACACGATCGCGAATACCGGACTCGCCAGCTCAAGGTCATCAACATTGGTGCTAAAACTCGCATCCCTGAAGCCGATCGCGCCAAACTTTTTGTGGGGAGCGTGGTCATCTCGTCGGACTATTTCAAAACCTTTGTGGCCTTTTGGATTAACTTTTTTGGGGGCCGCATTACAGTCTACGAAACACTACTAGAACGGGGTCGCCGAGAAGCCACGCTCAGAATGAAAGAAGATGCCATCAAGTGGGGCGCCCGGCAGCTCGTAAACGTGCGGTTAGAAACCGCAGAAATGGGGGGGCGCAACGGGAATGGCATCGTCGCCCTAGAAATTGTGGCCTACGGCACAGGGGTGCAGTGA
- a CDS encoding Uma2 family endonuclease — protein sequence MLATAKWTIEDYHRIVDSGVLNARKVELINGDIVEMAPEGEPHAYSSDEAGEYLMYLLGDRAKVRQAKPISFPQSNSEPEPDIAVVHRLGAEYRQHHPYPENIFWLIEYADSSLKKDLEVKTQVYAAAGIPEYWVINLKTMELIVWRSPTSNGYQSQASLKQGRLCPLAFPDIEIAVERLLNDEYLIG from the coding sequence ATGCTAGCCACCGCAAAGTGGACCATTGAGGACTATCATCGCATCGTTGACTCCGGGGTCTTGAATGCCAGAAAGGTTGAACTGATCAATGGAGACATTGTAGAGATGGCCCCGGAAGGTGAGCCCCACGCCTACAGCAGTGATGAGGCCGGGGAGTATTTGATGTATTTGTTGGGAGACCGGGCCAAGGTGCGGCAGGCAAAGCCCATTTCATTCCCTCAGAGCAATTCTGAGCCCGAACCTGACATTGCGGTAGTTCACCGATTGGGTGCAGAGTATCGTCAACACCACCCTTATCCAGAAAACATCTTTTGGCTGATTGAATATGCTGATTCCAGCCTGAAGAAGGATCTGGAGGTCAAAACGCAGGTTTATGCAGCAGCAGGAATTCCAGAATACTGGGTAATTAATTTGAAAACGATGGAGCTGATTGTGTGGCGATCGCCGACTTCGAACGGCTACCAATCACAAGCATCCTTGAAACAAGGCAGACTCTGCCCACTGGCCTTTCCCGATATTGAAATTGCGGTGGAACGATTGCTAAATGATGAGTACCTGATTGGATAA
- a CDS encoding ATP-binding protein, whose translation MNNPTRWQQQNEAYLAQALAWLHQRLSDHINSASAAEPDAIAPAVPANRLPRWPECQDDADLPPPALTLLSQRFGLSRFEQEVLFLCVAMELDTRIARLCAQVQDNLNAPYPTFALAFALFAAPTWNVLSPERPLRYWRLLEITPLGAHPLTTSPLRVDERIVHYIKGLNYIDDLLSALLIPLETVPSGSLVPSHLHTLHSVLEQLQAAAYSQPPVLQLVGPDPQSKQMMAQHLAKELGLALYRLPISLLPTPISELEDLVRLWQRESLLLPFTLYLDAHEAPQNTALLEQFLTRSQALLFLSTRDVSPQLTQSAIVVEIDRPTAAEQEALWYEYSGCSESAALLAGQFNLNTAAIQQITQRVLAKGPDPKEVPTQLWQACLRQTRPQLDPLAQRLDPKATWDDIVLPEEDRDRLHQITEQVQQRSRVYQDWGFQQRMNRGFGISALFVGDSGTGKTMAAEVIANALALNLYRIDLSSVVSQDIGETQKTLRRLFDAAEDGGAILFFDEADALFGQRSEVEDSHDRSATIEYLLQCIEAYRGLAILATNLKSTLDSALMHRLRFVITFPFPATPQRLEMWQKAFPAKTPVDSLDYARLARLNLTGGNIHNIALKAAFLAATAGTSVTMPLVLAAARTEFRKLNRPMNEADFRGQQASAVAAKR comes from the coding sequence ATGAACAATCCGACCCGCTGGCAACAGCAAAACGAGGCGTACCTGGCGCAGGCATTGGCCTGGCTGCATCAGCGGCTGAGCGATCACATCAACAGTGCCTCAGCGGCGGAGCCAGATGCGATCGCGCCAGCTGTCCCCGCTAACCGGCTGCCCCGCTGGCCAGAGTGTCAGGATGACGCTGACCTTCCTCCCCCAGCACTGACGCTGTTGAGTCAGCGATTTGGCCTCTCCCGCTTTGAGCAAGAAGTTCTGTTTCTCTGCGTGGCTATGGAGCTAGATACCCGCATTGCCCGCCTCTGTGCCCAGGTTCAGGACAACCTGAATGCTCCTTACCCGACCTTTGCCCTGGCCTTTGCTCTCTTTGCTGCCCCCACTTGGAATGTGCTCTCTCCCGAACGCCCCCTGCGCTATTGGCGGCTGCTCGAAATCACCCCGCTCGGTGCCCACCCCCTGACCACTAGCCCCCTGCGGGTTGATGAACGCATCGTTCACTACATCAAAGGGCTGAACTACATCGACGATCTCCTATCTGCCCTGCTGATTCCCCTGGAGACGGTTCCCAGCGGTTCTTTGGTCCCTTCCCATTTACATACCCTTCATTCTGTTCTGGAGCAGCTGCAGGCAGCTGCCTACTCGCAACCACCCGTGCTGCAGCTGGTTGGCCCTGACCCTCAGAGCAAACAAATGATGGCGCAGCATCTAGCGAAGGAATTGGGGTTGGCCCTCTATCGCCTGCCCATTAGCTTGCTACCCACCCCCATTAGCGAATTAGAAGACTTGGTCAGACTGTGGCAGCGAGAAAGCCTGCTGCTTCCCTTTACGCTGTATCTTGATGCCCACGAAGCCCCTCAGAATACTGCTCTGCTAGAGCAGTTTTTAACCCGCAGCCAGGCCCTGCTTTTCTTAAGTACCCGGGATGTTAGCCCGCAGTTGACCCAGTCCGCGATCGTGGTAGAGATTGATCGGCCCACTGCCGCTGAGCAAGAGGCTCTTTGGTACGAGTATTCAGGCTGCTCAGAGAGTGCAGCCCTGTTGGCGGGGCAGTTTAATTTGAATACTGCTGCAATTCAGCAGATTACCCAGAGGGTTCTGGCCAAAGGGCCTGACCCTAAAGAAGTGCCCACCCAGCTATGGCAGGCTTGCCTGCGCCAAACCCGCCCGCAACTCGATCCGCTGGCCCAGCGCCTAGACCCCAAAGCCACCTGGGATGACATTGTTCTGCCTGAGGAAGATCGTGATCGCTTACATCAGATTACAGAGCAGGTGCAGCAGCGCAGCAGAGTTTATCAAGACTGGGGCTTTCAGCAACGGATGAACCGGGGCTTTGGCATCAGTGCTTTATTTGTAGGAGACAGCGGCACCGGCAAAACCATGGCAGCAGAAGTGATTGCCAACGCCTTGGCACTGAACCTTTATCGCATTGATTTGTCCTCGGTGGTGAGCCAGGACATTGGCGAAACCCAGAAAACCCTGCGGCGACTGTTTGATGCAGCCGAAGACGGCGGAGCCATCCTGTTTTTTGATGAAGCCGACGCCCTGTTTGGCCAGCGCAGTGAAGTCGAAGACAGCCACGATCGCTCCGCCACGATTGAATATCTGCTACAGTGCATCGAAGCCTATCGGGGGTTAGCCATTCTCGCAACCAACCTGAAAAGCACGCTAGACTCTGCCCTTATGCACCGCCTGCGCTTTGTCATCACCTTCCCCTTTCCGGCCACCCCACAGCGACTGGAAATGTGGCAAAAAGCCTTTCCTGCCAAAACCCCGGTAGACTCTCTGGACTATGCTCGCCTGGCCCGCCTCAACCTGACAGGGGGTAACATCCACAACATTGCGCTAAAGGCAGCATTTTTAGCCGCCACTGCTGGCACCTCGGTAACCATGCCCTTGGTGCTGGCGGCAGCCCGCACCGAATTTCGCAAGCTCAATCGCCCCATGAACGAAGCGGACTTTCGCGGGCAACAGGCTTCGGCAGTAGCGGCTAAACGGTAA
- a CDS encoding alpha-amylase family protein — MNKHFPDGYYPSGYLLKSASYRSWLTGLGVLASLGGLLAAALQSPSSDLPLELTSLDTADRSVSVHLFEWTWSDIAQECEAFLGPQGFEAVQISPPQEHVVVPESGFPWWQRYQPVSYQLVSRSGDRAQLKDMVQRCRQAGVAVYADAVINHMAAIDTAAGSAGTQFRRYHYPGLYNPEDFNACRSSAIDYQDAEQVTQCELVSLPDLNTASTQVQTTLVGYLADLADLGIEGFRIDAAKHIRSHELGAILNQVRDRIEPDPYIYQEVIDPGTEAIKKHDYYSLGDVVEFEYGRHLGEAFLNVGDRTLANLQTLDADGGLTPSDQAVIFIDNHDKQRGHGGGGNYLTYKDGPLHTLAKVFMLAHPYGKPRIMSSYRFTHSDQGPPADVSGRTQTVYAPDFLGCQGAWVCEHRQPEVAAMVRFRAATQSVPRVTDWWSNGSNQIAFGRGDLGFVVINREETPLSHTFQTQLPPGRYCEVLHASTNPAHCDALITVDEQGQFQATVGAMDAIAIHQGDRGHRN; from the coding sequence ATGAACAAGCACTTTCCAGATGGCTATTACCCAAGCGGGTACCTTTTGAAGTCTGCCTCTTATAGGAGCTGGCTGACCGGATTAGGAGTCCTCGCCAGCCTTGGGGGCCTCCTGGCAGCCGCGTTGCAGTCACCCTCATCTGACTTGCCTTTGGAGTTGACCAGTCTAGATACGGCTGATCGATCGGTCTCGGTGCATCTGTTTGAGTGGACGTGGAGCGACATTGCCCAAGAGTGCGAAGCGTTCCTGGGGCCTCAGGGGTTTGAAGCGGTACAAATTTCCCCGCCCCAGGAGCATGTGGTGGTGCCAGAGTCGGGATTTCCCTGGTGGCAGCGCTACCAGCCAGTCAGCTATCAGCTCGTTAGCCGCAGCGGCGATCGCGCCCAGCTAAAAGATATGGTGCAGCGCTGCCGTCAAGCAGGGGTAGCCGTGTATGCTGACGCGGTGATTAACCATATGGCGGCGATCGACACCGCCGCTGGTTCTGCCGGTACCCAGTTTCGCCGCTACCACTATCCGGGCCTCTACAACCCTGAAGACTTTAACGCCTGCCGCTCATCCGCGATTGATTACCAAGATGCAGAGCAGGTAACGCAATGTGAGCTGGTCAGCCTGCCGGATTTAAATACGGCCTCTACCCAGGTACAAACGACCCTGGTAGGGTATCTGGCAGACCTGGCAGACCTCGGAATTGAAGGGTTTCGCATTGATGCTGCCAAGCATATTCGCAGCCATGAGTTGGGGGCCATTCTCAACCAGGTGCGCGATCGCATTGAGCCGGATCCTTACATCTATCAAGAGGTGATTGACCCAGGAACTGAAGCGATTAAAAAGCACGACTATTACTCGCTAGGCGATGTGGTGGAGTTTGAATATGGACGACACCTGGGGGAAGCGTTTTTAAACGTGGGCGATCGCACGTTAGCCAATTTGCAAACATTAGACGCAGACGGCGGGTTAACGCCCAGCGATCAGGCGGTCATTTTCATCGACAACCACGACAAGCAGCGAGGTCACGGGGGCGGCGGCAATTATTTGACCTATAAAGATGGCCCCCTGCACACCCTGGCCAAGGTGTTTATGCTGGCTCATCCCTACGGTAAGCCTCGGATTATGTCTAGCTACAGGTTTACCCACTCTGACCAGGGGCCACCCGCCGATGTCAGCGGACGCACGCAGACGGTCTACGCCCCTGATTTTTTAGGCTGTCAAGGGGCTTGGGTGTGTGAGCATCGTCAGCCTGAGGTGGCGGCAATGGTGCGGTTTCGGGCTGCCACTCAGTCGGTACCCAGGGTGACGGACTGGTGGAGCAATGGCAGTAATCAGATTGCCTTTGGTCGGGGCGATCTCGGCTTTGTGGTGATTAACCGCGAGGAAACGCCATTATCCCATACTTTCCAAACACAACTGCCGCCAGGGCGCTATTGCGAGGTTTTGCACGCAAGCACAAATCCCGCCCACTGCGATGCACTGATTACGGTAGATGAGCAAGGGCAGTTTCAAGCAACGGTAGGGGCAATGGATGCGATCGCAATTCATCAAGGCGATCGGGGACATCGCAACTAG
- a CDS encoding ABC transporter ATP-binding protein, producing MTVSASTHSLPPRGSSPSQRPIVQFDKVSRVYGTGEAAVRACDTVTLSIQRGEYCAIMGQSGSGKTTLMNIIGCLDRPTDGRYYLDGIDISRIGKNRLARIRNRKIGFVFQRYELLSNLTALENVMLPMMYAGITGRERRQRATTALTRMGLGNRLDKRPSQLSGGQQQRVAIARAIVNRPLLLLADEPTGALDTHSAQEVITIFDELHASGITVVVVTHAHEVACYSKRIIHVSDGHIMNDHLTPQDLRPQASL from the coding sequence ATGACAGTTTCTGCGAGCACCCATTCCCTCCCCCCTAGAGGCTCTTCCCCATCACAGCGGCCTATCGTTCAGTTCGATAAGGTTTCGCGAGTCTACGGTACTGGAGAAGCAGCCGTTCGGGCCTGTGACACCGTTACCCTGTCCATTCAACGGGGGGAATATTGCGCCATCATGGGCCAATCAGGCTCCGGCAAAACCACCCTGATGAACATCATCGGCTGCCTCGATCGCCCCACAGATGGACGCTACTACCTAGACGGAATAGACATCTCACGCATTGGCAAAAACCGCTTAGCCCGCATTCGCAATCGAAAAATTGGCTTCGTCTTCCAGCGGTATGAACTCCTCAGCAATCTGACAGCCCTCGAGAACGTCATGCTGCCGATGATGTATGCAGGCATTACCGGACGAGAGCGGCGACAGCGGGCAACAACAGCACTGACTCGCATGGGATTGGGCAATCGCTTAGATAAACGACCGTCCCAACTGTCAGGGGGGCAACAGCAGCGGGTGGCGATCGCCCGAGCGATCGTCAATCGTCCTTTATTGCTCCTGGCGGATGAGCCTACAGGGGCCCTCGATACCCACTCTGCCCAGGAAGTGATCACCATTTTTGATGAGCTGCACGCCAGCGGCATCACTGTCGTGGTGGTCACCCATGCCCATGAAGTTGCCTGTTACAGCAAACGCATCATTCACGTCAGCGACGGACACATTATGAATGATCACTTAACGCCCCAAGACTTGCGGCCTCAAGCTTCGTTATGA
- a CDS encoding efflux RND transporter periplasmic adaptor subunit: MTDETLLFTSAVAMNVDQGKSVDSPPPEDLQATSPSLIPPEDTDFLDEPAQRQRIGLRWMLGSGLVILVGVAGWVGYQAVSRQPAPSVEVVTAPVTRDDLEVTITEAGSVELGGQQTFKAPSDVTVQAVLVEERQRVSQGQVLLELRDRTLQQTLDDQLVQNRINQLTWQRNQEILAERRSRLADAEARLQDSAELLDQGYISEDDFRRDKQAAEDAQSEVRNAEVELTKAELQVQQDQVKTENIRLQLEDNQIAAPIDAIVLNVDVKPGDGVQREGRLLSIGDPNQETIRLQMTTLNASQVAVNMPVRVSIIGPDPDIFEGRILRVSPQAVSEGDNAEQSSVEAEARLAEPSGALIPGSAVSVEIVLEQRQNALVVPVTALQRDAATPYVWVKTADNTAQQQEVEIGLETLESVEILSGLQAGDEIVVFLPPDVVLTPGQPLTVPQLEGAPEAGGGPVEIPVEGAE; this comes from the coding sequence TTGACCGATGAAACGTTGCTTTTTACCAGTGCGGTAGCGATGAACGTTGATCAGGGCAAATCTGTAGATTCACCCCCCCCGGAGGATCTCCAGGCAACCTCTCCTTCCCTAATTCCTCCTGAAGATACCGACTTCTTGGACGAACCCGCTCAGCGCCAACGCATAGGGCTGCGCTGGATGCTGGGGTCGGGGTTGGTGATTTTAGTCGGGGTGGCTGGCTGGGTCGGCTATCAAGCTGTTTCACGCCAACCCGCTCCCTCGGTTGAGGTCGTCACGGCCCCAGTGACCCGCGATGACTTAGAGGTCACCATTACCGAGGCAGGCTCGGTAGAACTGGGCGGGCAGCAGACCTTTAAGGCCCCCAGCGATGTCACGGTGCAGGCGGTGCTGGTAGAAGAGCGGCAACGGGTGAGTCAGGGTCAGGTCTTGCTAGAGCTGCGCGATCGCACCTTGCAGCAAACCCTCGACGATCAGCTGGTTCAAAACCGCATCAACCAGCTCACCTGGCAGCGAAATCAGGAGATTTTAGCAGAGCGGCGATCGCGCCTAGCCGATGCCGAAGCACGCTTACAAGATTCAGCCGAGCTGTTAGATCAGGGCTACATTTCTGAAGACGATTTTCGCCGCGATAAACAAGCCGCTGAAGATGCCCAGTCAGAAGTGCGAAATGCTGAAGTGGAACTCACCAAAGCAGAGCTGCAAGTCCAGCAAGATCAGGTCAAAACAGAAAATATTCGCCTGCAGCTAGAAGACAACCAGATTGCGGCCCCCATCGATGCCATCGTTCTGAATGTTGACGTGAAGCCAGGAGATGGTGTGCAGCGAGAAGGTCGTTTGCTGAGCATTGGTGACCCCAATCAAGAGACCATTCGCCTACAAATGACCACCTTGAACGCCAGCCAGGTTGCGGTCAATATGCCAGTGCGAGTGAGCATCATTGGCCCCGACCCCGACATTTTTGAGGGCCGCATTTTGCGCGTATCTCCCCAAGCAGTCAGCGAGGGTGACAATGCTGAACAATCCTCCGTCGAGGCCGAGGCCCGCTTGGCTGAGCCCAGTGGAGCCTTGATTCCAGGCAGTGCGGTCAGCGTAGAAATCGTACTTGAGCAACGCCAGAATGCCCTTGTGGTTCCCGTAACAGCGCTCCAGCGGGATGCGGCCACGCCCTATGTATGGGTGAAAACTGCTGATAACACGGCTCAGCAGCAGGAAGTAGAGATTGGTCTAGAAACTTTAGAGTCTGTAGAAATTCTCTCTGGCCTCCAAGCCGGAGATGAAATTGTCGTCTTTTTGCCTCCTGATGTTGTCTTGACCCCAGGGCAACCCTTAACTGTGCCGCAGCTAGAGGGCGCTCCGGAGGCCGGGGGTGGCCCCGTTGAAATCCCTGTTGAGGGGGCAGAATAA
- a CDS encoding ABC transporter permease → MALSPKDLMVTTFRDLGGNWVRSGLTALGIFMGVAAVNATLNIDAITTAQLEEKLAQRDHPFVSFWMYDPTWTKPTPELEEEDYGALQQEVAGVMGISQLTQVGRFSQVRYQAQVVDQVDVGGVSLNFQETTGRQILSGRFFQQSDFDRYYPVAVINTVLADQLFQGEPPLNQGIFLGTVRLTVVGVTETKQFRTDSDPRGEVLLTQNFANAMAGNFSWGRAQIAIQELENYQMVEAGVETFLTQRYPGFEVGVFGNAEDLYREDQQQRTSTRILKIVGLLALVIGGVGIANITVASVMERTREIGLRRAIGATDLEVMMQFITEAALLSLIGGTAAIATIHGLTKVATTQVFEAPYTFRAQDAAISMGAAFVVGVGASFFPALRVTQIDVVQALRGE, encoded by the coding sequence ATGGCACTATCTCCCAAAGACTTGATGGTCACTACCTTTCGGGATCTGGGAGGGAACTGGGTGCGATCGGGCCTCACCGCCCTGGGCATTTTCATGGGGGTTGCGGCTGTGAATGCCACCCTCAATATTGATGCCATCACCACAGCTCAGTTAGAAGAAAAGCTCGCCCAGCGCGATCATCCCTTTGTCAGTTTCTGGATGTACGACCCGACATGGACCAAGCCAACACCAGAATTGGAAGAAGAAGATTATGGTGCCCTGCAGCAAGAAGTTGCAGGGGTGATGGGGATTAGTCAGCTGACGCAAGTGGGCCGGTTTAGCCAGGTGCGCTATCAGGCACAAGTGGTTGACCAAGTAGACGTGGGGGGGGTGTCTCTCAACTTTCAAGAAACCACAGGGCGTCAAATCCTCTCGGGGCGTTTCTTTCAGCAGAGCGACTTTGATCGATACTACCCGGTTGCCGTCATTAACACGGTCTTGGCCGATCAGCTCTTTCAAGGGGAACCTCCCCTGAACCAAGGGATCTTTTTAGGGACGGTGCGGCTCACGGTCGTTGGGGTGACGGAGACAAAACAGTTCCGTACCGATAGCGATCCTCGGGGAGAAGTCTTGCTGACCCAAAATTTTGCCAATGCCATGGCCGGTAACTTTAGCTGGGGCCGGGCTCAAATTGCCATTCAGGAACTTGAGAATTATCAGATGGTAGAAGCCGGGGTCGAAACCTTCTTAACCCAGCGCTATCCCGGTTTTGAAGTGGGGGTATTTGGCAATGCTGAAGACCTCTACAGGGAGGATCAACAACAGCGCACGAGCACCCGCATCTTGAAAATCGTGGGGCTCTTAGCCTTGGTTATTGGCGGTGTGGGCATTGCCAACATTACCGTGGCCTCAGTGATGGAGCGAACGCGGGAAATTGGTCTGCGGCGAGCTATTGGGGCCACCGACTTGGAAGTGATGATGCAGTTCATTACCGAAGCGGCCTTGCTGAGCCTGATTGGCGGCACCGCCGCGATCGCCACTATCCATGGCCTCACGAAAGTCGCGACGACACAAGTCTTTGAAGCCCCTTACACTTTTCGCGCCCAAGATGCAGCCATTTCTATGGGAGCCGCCTTTGTCGTCGGGGTTGGGGCCAGTTTTTTCCCAGCTTTGCGCGTGACGCAAATCGATGTGGTGCAGGCTTTACGAGGGGAATAG